In one window of Primulina tabacum isolate GXHZ01 chromosome 8, ASM2559414v2, whole genome shotgun sequence DNA:
- the LOC142553552 gene encoding neutral/alkaline invertase 3, chloroplastic-like, translating to MAASDTSLQVLSWAVPCQIYPNLNFTSSLPFKYSLKSAKKGDYGTILRKGRGVTRYHEGNRVMKGVEHVRGQEPGNWSKSFKCNCIRAESVIETFSKDGSKILMIENQSYEATEHLVSEKEGLSSNNGSAHATENNKTTITGVAESLEDEAWKLLRESMLYYCGNPIGTIAANDPCVANTLNYDQVFIRDFIPSGIAFLLKEEYEIVRNFILHTLQLQSWEKTMDCHSPGQGLMPASFKVRTVPLDGDESATEEILDPDFGEAAIGRVAPVDSGLWWIILLRAYGKCSGDLSVQERIDVQTGIRMILKLCLADGFDMFPTLLVTDGSCMIDRRMGIHGHPLEIQSLFYSALLCAREMLVPEEVSANLVQALNNRLVALSIHIREYYWIDLKKLNEIYRYKVEEYSFDAVNKFNIYPDQIPPWLVEWMPKKGGYLIGNLQPAHMDFRLFSLGNLWAIVCGLATTEQSHAILDLIEAKWSDLVADMPMKLCYPALEGKEWRIITGSDPKNTPWSYHNGGSWPTLLWQLTVACIKMERPEIAENAIKIAEKRLARDKWPEYYDTQGARFIGKQAHLFQTWSIAGYLVAKLLIANPTAANILVNVADTALLNAFSCALATPRRNRPRKGTFQNFII from the exons ATGGCTGCTTCAGACACATCCCTACAAGTTCTATCATGGGCAGTGCCATGTCAGATTTACCCAAATTTAAATTTCACTTCATCGCTCCCCTTTAAATATAGTCTCAAAAGTGCAAAAAAAGGAGATTATGGAACCATATTGCGGAAGGGCCGTGGGGTAACTCGATATCATGAAGGAAACCGTGTGATGAAAGGTGTAGAACATGTAAGAGGGCAGGAACCAGGTAACTGGTCAAAATCTTTCAAATGCAATTGCATTAGGGCCGAGAGTGTTATAGAGACATTTTCGAAAGATGGAAGTAAAATAttgatgattgaaaatcaaagtTATGAGGCAACAGAGCATTTGGTTTCTGAAAAGGAAGGCCTTTCGTCCAACAATGGATCAGCACATGCGACAGAAAATAATAAGACGACAATTACAGGAGTTGCAGAATCTTTAGAGGACGAAGCTTGGAAGTTGTTGCGAGAATCAATGTTATATTATTGTGGCAACCCCATTGGAACCATTGCTGCTAATGATCCATGCGTCGCGAACACTCTCAACTATGATCAAGTGTTTATCCGTGATTTTATACCTTCTGGGATTGCTTTCCTATTAAAAGAAGAGTATGAAATTGTTCGGAACTTTATTCTGCACACTCTTCAGCTTCAG AGCTGGGAGAAAACCATGGATTGCCATAGTCCTGGGCAAGGACTGATGCCAGCAAGCTTCAAGGTGCGTACTGTACCACTTGATGGTGATGAATCTGCAACTGAAGAGATCTTAGATCCTGACTTCGGTGAGGCAGCAATTGGTCGGGTGGCACCAGTCGATTCTG GTTTGTGGTGGATCATATTATTACGAGCATATGGAAAATGTTCAGGAGACCTTTCAGTCCAGGAACGGATTGATGTGCAGACTGGAATCAGAatgattttaaaactttgtTTGGCAGATGGTTTTGATATGTTTCCAACTTTGTTGGTAACAGATGGGTCATGCATGATCGATCGTCGCATGGGTATCCATGGTCACCCCCTTGAAATTCAG TCATTATTCTATTCAGCTCTACTTTGTGCTCGTGAGATGCTTGTTCCGGAGGAGGTTTCAGCTAATCTTGTGCAGGCGCTTAACAATCGTCTAGTGGCATTATCAATTCACATCCGAGAATACTATTGGATTGATTTGAAGAAACTGAATGAAATATATCGATACAAGGTAGAAGAGTACTCATTTGATGCAGTTAATAAGTTCAATATCTACCCAGATCAGATTCCTCCCTGGCTTGTAGAATGGATGCCCAAAAAAGGGGGCTATCTTATTGGAAACCTGCAGCCGGCACACATGGACTTCCGTTTATTTTCACTAGGAAACTTATGGGCTATAGTATGCGGTCTTGCTACAACCGAACAGTCTCATGCGATTTTGGATCTTATTGAAGCAAAATGGTCTGATCTTGTAGCAGACATGCCAATGAAACTTTGTTACCCAGCATTAGAGGGCAAGGAATGGCGAATAATTACAGGCAGCGATCCAAAGAACAC TCCTTGGTCTTACCATAACGGAGGTTCCTGGCCAACTTTGCTTTGGCAG CTAACTGTGGCATGCATAAAAATGGAGAGACCAGAGATCGCTGAAAATGCAATCAAGATTGCCGAAAAAAGATTAGCAAGAGACAAATGGCCCGAATACTACGACACCCAAGGAGCAAGATTCATCGGGAAACAGGCACACCTCTTTCAAACTTGGTCCATTGCAGGATATCTAGTAGCAAAACTCCTCATTGCCAACCCAACTGCAGCAAATATTTTGGTTAACGTCGCGGACACAGCACTTTTGAATGCCTTTTCCTGTGCACTAGCCACTCCAAGGAGAAACCGACCACGAAAAGGAACATTCCAGAATTTCATTATCTGA